The following coding sequences are from one Epilithonimonas vandammei window:
- the gcvP gene encoding aminomethyl-transferring glycine dehydrogenase yields the protein MNTQQFVNRHISLNEADKAEMLSKIGVNSIDELISQTIPESIRLEKDLELSDALSEYEMLLHSKELAAKNAGFDTYIGFGYNDTILPSPIQRNILENPSWYTAYTPYQAEIAQGRLEALLNFQTVVCDLTGFPMANASLLDESTAAAEAMHMFFNNRTKDQKKNNSTKFFVSDLVLPQTVSVLKTKAEGLGIDVIVGNHANHQFNDSYYGVLLQYPGKNGIVLDYTDFISSVKGFNLQVVVACDPMALVKLKSPAAMGADCAVGTTQRFGIPMGYGGPHAAFFACKEDYKRDIPGRIIGVSQDMYGKRALRMALQTREQHIKREKATSNICTAQVLLAVMAGMYAVYHGPKGLGFIADQIHYKTNAVNDALKVLGYDVVDEPVFDTIKFRLHEEEKTSLRLLMRDRKINLNYFSQGIVSISLNETTTLEKLNKLVGAFAHFKGKQGYKLSLKEDYSIPSDLLRTDEILKEEVFNKYHTETELMRYIKRLERKDLSLTHSMISLGSCTMKLNAATQMIPLSWAEWGSVHPFVPTEQAGGYQEMIKQLEKDLAEITGFAGTSLQPNSGAQGEYAGLMVIREYHKNRGEGHRNIVLIPQSAHGTNPASAAMAGMKIVVVKNLENGEIDFEDFKAKTEQHSENLSAIMITYPSTYGFFDANIKEITKLTHEHGGQVYMDGANMNAQVGFTSPGNIGADVCHLNLHKTFAIPHGGGGPGVGPICVAEHLVPFLPTNANIPVGTKEAIEGISAAPYGSGLILNISYAYIKMLGTAGLKKATAYAILNANYLKELLAEHFPILYANANGRVAHECIVDFRQFKALGIEVADVAKRLMDYGFHAPTVSFPVAGTLMIEPTESESREEIERFAEALISIKSEIEEIANGEADASNNVLKNAPHTEQLLISDHWDKPYGREKAAYPLEWVRTHKFFATVARVDEAYGDRNLICTCEPIEAYM from the coding sequence ATGAATACACAGCAATTTGTAAACCGTCACATCAGTCTGAATGAAGCTGATAAAGCGGAAATGCTTAGCAAAATCGGAGTTAATAGTATCGATGAATTAATATCTCAAACTATTCCGGAAAGTATCAGGCTAGAGAAAGATCTTGAGCTGTCAGATGCGCTTTCGGAGTATGAGATGTTGCTTCACTCCAAAGAATTGGCAGCAAAAAATGCAGGTTTTGATACCTACATCGGATTTGGTTACAATGATACTATTCTTCCTTCTCCAATCCAGAGAAATATTCTGGAAAATCCAAGCTGGTATACAGCGTACACTCCATATCAGGCAGAGATTGCTCAGGGTAGATTAGAAGCACTTCTAAACTTCCAGACCGTCGTTTGTGACCTAACAGGTTTTCCGATGGCCAATGCTTCACTTCTTGATGAATCAACTGCTGCTGCTGAAGCGATGCATATGTTCTTTAATAACAGAACTAAAGATCAAAAGAAGAACAATTCAACAAAATTTTTTGTTTCAGACTTGGTTCTGCCACAAACCGTTTCTGTTCTTAAAACTAAAGCGGAAGGTCTTGGAATTGACGTGATAGTGGGAAATCATGCAAACCATCAGTTCAATGATTCATATTACGGGGTTTTGCTTCAGTATCCGGGTAAGAACGGAATTGTTCTAGATTATACAGACTTCATCAGTTCAGTAAAAGGATTTAATCTACAAGTGGTAGTAGCTTGTGATCCAATGGCTTTGGTAAAACTTAAGTCGCCTGCTGCAATGGGTGCAGATTGTGCTGTGGGAACTACTCAGAGATTTGGTATTCCGATGGGTTATGGTGGGCCTCACGCCGCATTTTTTGCTTGTAAGGAAGATTATAAAAGAGATATCCCGGGTAGAATCATTGGTGTTTCTCAAGATATGTACGGAAAACGTGCCTTAAGAATGGCACTTCAGACTAGAGAACAGCACATCAAAAGAGAAAAAGCAACCTCCAATATTTGCACGGCTCAGGTTTTACTGGCAGTAATGGCTGGGATGTACGCTGTTTATCACGGTCCAAAAGGTCTTGGATTCATTGCGGATCAGATTCATTATAAAACCAATGCCGTTAATGATGCTTTGAAAGTGTTAGGTTATGATGTTGTGGATGAACCTGTATTCGACACGATAAAATTCAGGCTTCACGAGGAGGAAAAAACGTCATTAAGATTGTTAATGAGAGATCGGAAAATCAATCTTAATTATTTCTCCCAAGGAATTGTAAGTATTTCTCTGAATGAGACCACTACACTTGAAAAGCTCAATAAATTAGTAGGTGCTTTTGCACATTTTAAAGGAAAACAAGGCTACAAATTAAGTCTCAAAGAAGATTATTCGATTCCGTCAGATTTGTTAAGAACCGATGAAATCCTGAAGGAAGAAGTGTTTAATAAATACCACACAGAGACAGAGCTGATGCGTTATATCAAACGTCTGGAAAGAAAAGATTTATCTCTGACTCATTCAATGATATCTCTTGGTTCTTGTACAATGAAACTGAATGCAGCAACGCAAATGATACCATTATCTTGGGCAGAATGGGGCAGTGTTCATCCATTTGTGCCGACTGAGCAAGCTGGTGGTTATCAGGAAATGATTAAGCAATTGGAGAAAGACCTAGCGGAAATCACTGGTTTTGCTGGAACATCACTTCAGCCGAACTCAGGTGCTCAAGGCGAATATGCTGGTCTAATGGTCATCAGAGAATATCATAAAAATAGAGGCGAAGGCCATAGAAATATTGTATTGATTCCACAGTCAGCGCACGGAACCAATCCAGCTTCTGCAGCAATGGCTGGGATGAAAATAGTGGTGGTGAAGAATCTTGAGAATGGAGAAATTGATTTTGAAGATTTTAAAGCCAAAACAGAACAGCATTCTGAGAATCTTTCTGCCATAATGATTACTTATCCATCAACTTATGGATTCTTTGATGCCAACATCAAGGAAATCACAAAATTAACACACGAGCACGGCGGCCAGGTTTATATGGACGGTGCTAATATGAATGCGCAGGTAGGATTTACAAGTCCAGGAAACATCGGGGCAGATGTATGTCACCTGAATCTTCACAAAACTTTTGCAATTCCTCACGGAGGGGGTGGTCCTGGCGTTGGTCCAATCTGTGTGGCTGAGCATCTGGTGCCTTTTCTTCCAACCAATGCCAATATTCCTGTGGGAACTAAAGAGGCGATAGAAGGGATTTCCGCTGCGCCATATGGCTCCGGTCTTATTCTGAACATTTCGTATGCTTATATCAAAATGCTCGGAACGGCTGGACTTAAAAAAGCAACTGCATATGCTATTCTGAATGCTAACTATTTAAAAGAATTATTGGCAGAACATTTCCCAATTCTTTATGCCAATGCAAATGGCAGAGTCGCGCACGAATGTATAGTAGATTTCCGCCAGTTCAAAGCTTTGGGAATTGAAGTGGCCGATGTTGCAAAACGATTGATGGATTATGGTTTCCACGCCCCAACGGTAAGTTTTCCGGTAGCTGGCACGCTGATGATAGAACCTACAGAATCTGAAAGCAGAGAAGAAATAGAAAGGTTTGCCGAAGCATTAATCAGTATCAAAAGTGAAATTGAGGAAATTGCAAATGGGGAAGCTGATGCTAGTAACAACGTATTGAAAAATGCACCTCATACGGAACAACTGCTCATTTCTGATCACTGGGACAAGCCCTATGGCAGAGAAAAAGCTGCCTATCCGTTGGAATGGGTGAGAACGCATAAATTCTTCGCTACAGTCGCACGAGTAGATGAAGCATATGGCGACAGAAATCTAATTTGTACCTGTGAGCCTATAGAAGCTTATATGTAA
- a CDS encoding NAD-dependent epimerase/dehydratase family protein, whose translation MVLVTGATGILGRVIVLELLKQGKEVRATKRPSSNLKEVRASYRFYTDKPDFYFDKIQWMDVDFEDLDSLREALIDIDQVYHCAAIVSFNPQDDKAMNKTNVDGTRNLLYAVENSTVEKFLFVSSIAVLDGFNEKGMMDEDSDFNPKLNHSGYAISKHLSEMEVWRASAEGLNTVIINPGLIIGSGNWKKSSGDLISKSSHSYTFPGGTAYVDVRDVARIAIELMARNAFGERFIIISENEKFRLVSDKVRKVLGKSPAKLLPEFLYTIFPIISFLLGWLFPILKMLSKTNIETVRNDSRVSNNKIIKFLDYQFIPVSESIDFHLKNYLSDRK comes from the coding sequence ATGGTTTTAGTCACCGGCGCTACAGGAATACTCGGAAGAGTGATTGTTCTTGAACTTTTAAAGCAAGGAAAAGAAGTTCGCGCAACAAAAAGACCTTCTAGCAATCTGAAAGAAGTAAGAGCGTCCTATCGTTTTTATACAGATAAGCCGGATTTTTACTTCGATAAAATCCAATGGATGGATGTAGATTTTGAAGACTTGGATTCTCTTCGGGAAGCATTGATTGATATAGATCAAGTTTATCATTGTGCTGCAATTGTCAGTTTCAATCCTCAGGATGACAAAGCGATGAACAAAACAAATGTTGATGGAACAAGAAATCTTCTCTATGCTGTGGAAAATTCTACTGTTGAAAAATTTCTTTTCGTAAGTTCTATAGCTGTTTTGGATGGTTTTAACGAAAAAGGTATGATGGATGAAGATTCTGATTTTAATCCAAAACTAAATCATTCTGGTTATGCTATTTCAAAACATCTATCCGAAATGGAAGTCTGGAGAGCATCTGCGGAAGGTCTCAATACGGTGATTATTAATCCGGGCCTGATCATCGGTTCCGGAAATTGGAAAAAAAGTAGTGGAGATCTCATTTCAAAATCTTCCCATTCATACACTTTCCCAGGAGGAACGGCTTATGTGGATGTGCGTGATGTTGCTAGAATTGCAATAGAATTGATGGCAAGAAATGCGTTTGGAGAACGTTTCATCATTATTTCGGAAAATGAGAAGTTCAGGCTGGTTTCGGATAAAGTTCGGAAAGTCCTTGGTAAATCTCCAGCCAAATTGCTTCCGGAGTTTTTATACACAATTTTTCCAATTATTTCATTTCTTTTAGGCTGGCTGTTTCCAATACTTAAAATGCTTAGTAAAACCAATATAGAAACCGTAAGAAATGATTCCAGGGTTTCTAATAATAAAATTATCAAGTTTTTAGACTATCAATTTATCCCTGTCTCGGAAAGTATAGATTTTCATTTGAAAAACTACCTTTCAGATAGAAAATAG
- a CDS encoding phytase, with protein sequence MKKILWIASVSFLMVQCTSMKVKPVYKTQKVQFDTDDPAFWINPQDASKSLILGTDKETNGGIYVYDLKGKIVNKVLGIQRPNNIDVEYGLEVGGKKMDIAVFTERETNKIRVFSVPDLKPIDNGGISVFEDSDQKSPMGIALYKNPATQQIYAVVGRKTGPSGSYLYQYLLKDNGKGQVIGELVRKFGEYSGKKEIESIAVDDALGVIYYSDEQYGIHKYNADPSASNEQLALFGTNDFKSDIEGISIYPTGEKTGYILVSDQQANTFNVYRREGDTNENTYQRIAIIPVSTKESDGSDVSNVNFGPDFPKGMFVAMSNGKVFHIYDWRDIEALILAQQNKK encoded by the coding sequence ATGAAAAAGATATTATGGATAGCTTCGGTTTCTTTTTTGATGGTACAATGTACATCTATGAAGGTTAAACCAGTTTATAAAACACAAAAAGTTCAATTTGATACAGATGATCCAGCATTTTGGATTAATCCACAAGATGCCTCCAAAAGTTTAATTTTAGGTACAGACAAAGAAACCAATGGAGGGATTTATGTTTACGATTTAAAAGGTAAGATTGTAAATAAAGTTTTGGGGATACAACGTCCCAACAACATTGATGTAGAATATGGATTAGAAGTAGGTGGTAAAAAAATGGATATCGCTGTATTTACAGAGCGCGAAACTAACAAAATACGTGTTTTTTCGGTGCCAGATCTAAAACCAATAGATAACGGAGGGATTTCTGTTTTCGAAGATAGCGATCAAAAAAGTCCAATGGGTATTGCATTATATAAAAACCCTGCAACACAACAAATTTATGCAGTTGTTGGGAGAAAAACAGGACCTTCTGGCTCATATTTGTATCAATATCTACTGAAAGATAATGGTAAGGGACAAGTAATTGGAGAGCTCGTTCGTAAGTTTGGCGAATACTCAGGTAAAAAAGAAATAGAATCTATTGCAGTAGATGATGCTTTGGGAGTAATATATTATTCTGATGAACAATACGGGATTCATAAATATAATGCAGATCCATCAGCTTCTAATGAACAATTAGCTTTATTTGGTACCAATGATTTCAAATCAGATATCGAAGGAATTTCTATTTATCCAACAGGTGAGAAAACAGGTTATATTTTGGTCTCAGATCAGCAAGCCAATACTTTTAATGTCTATAGACGAGAAGGAGATACTAATGAAAATACATACCAAAGGATTGCTATCATACCAGTTTCTACTAAAGAAAGTGATGGATCGGATGTTAGTAATGTTAATTTTGGACCAGATTTTCCTAAAGGTATGTTTGTAGCAATGAGCAACGGAAAAGTTTTTCACATCTACGATTGGAGAGATATAGAAGCTCTTATTTTGGCACAACAAAATAAAAAATAA
- a CDS encoding alpha/beta fold hydrolase — MEILHSKIYGEERTETPLLVLHGLFGMLDNWGSFGKEFGELMPTHLLDLRNHGRSFHSDSMTHDDLANDILNYLDAHNIQKANLLGHSLGGKAVMQFAINFPERVEKLIVADISPKAYPPHHQGIIKALQTVDFSKVESRQDVENVLGEYIHEKFVIQFLMKNLYWTEDKKLAWRFNLPTLADQYTQFVSNAIRFGVFSGPTLFIAGEKSNYILPQDDFLIRQQFPNSKIITIKNAAHWVQANNPVDFNAAVKEFLQN, encoded by the coding sequence ATGGAAATATTACATTCAAAAATATACGGAGAAGAAAGAACAGAAACGCCACTTTTGGTTTTGCATGGATTGTTCGGAATGCTGGATAATTGGGGAAGTTTTGGGAAAGAATTTGGAGAATTGATGCCGACGCATTTGTTGGATTTGAGAAATCACGGTCGTAGTTTTCATTCAGATTCTATGACACACGATGATTTGGCAAATGATATTCTGAATTATCTTGACGCTCATAACATTCAAAAAGCCAATCTATTAGGTCATTCATTAGGTGGAAAAGCGGTGATGCAATTCGCCATTAACTTTCCTGAAAGAGTTGAAAAACTAATTGTTGCAGATATTTCCCCCAAGGCTTATCCTCCGCATCATCAGGGAATTATCAAAGCTTTACAAACAGTCGATTTTTCTAAGGTTGAATCAAGACAGGATGTTGAAAACGTTTTAGGCGAATACATTCACGAGAAGTTTGTGATCCAGTTCCTGATGAAAAACCTATACTGGACCGAGGATAAAAAGCTGGCCTGGCGGTTCAACCTGCCAACACTGGCTGACCAGTACACGCAGTTTGTGTCCAATGCTATTAGATTTGGTGTCTTCAGCGGGCCTACACTTTTTATCGCCGGTGAGAAATCGAATTATATCCTGCCTCAGGACGACTTCTTGATCAGGCAGCAGTTCCCTAACTCTAAGATTATTACCATAAAGAATGCAGCGCACTGGGTGCAGGCCAATAACCCTGTAGATTTTAACGCGGCTGTGAAAGAATTTTTACAGAATTAA
- a CDS encoding pyridoxine 5'-phosphate synthase, which produces MTKLSVNINKIATLRNARGGDVPSVTGVALHLERFGAQGITIHPRPDERHITRKDVYDLKPLVTTEFNIEGNPHRPFIDMVLEVKPEQVTLVPDADDAITSNAGWDCEKNMDFLKSVISEFKNAGIRTSIFLNPNPEMVKFAAETGADRIELYTEAYATNYPKNKEQAIKSYYETAVEATKYNLGINAGHDLSLENLKYFADNIPNLLEVSIGHALISEALYLGLENTVQAYLKRLAKW; this is translated from the coding sequence ATGACAAAACTAAGTGTCAATATCAATAAAATCGCAACGTTGAGAAATGCAAGAGGAGGCGATGTTCCAAGTGTAACCGGAGTTGCTTTGCATTTGGAAAGATTCGGAGCGCAGGGAATTACCATTCATCCAAGACCGGACGAAAGACACATTACAAGAAAAGATGTTTACGATTTAAAACCTTTGGTTACAACAGAATTCAATATTGAAGGAAACCCACACAGACCTTTTATTGATATGGTTTTGGAAGTGAAACCAGAGCAAGTGACGCTGGTTCCTGATGCTGATGATGCGATTACATCAAACGCAGGTTGGGATTGCGAAAAGAATATGGATTTCTTGAAATCTGTTATTTCGGAATTTAAAAATGCAGGAATTAGAACATCTATTTTCCTAAACCCCAATCCTGAAATGGTAAAATTTGCAGCCGAAACTGGAGCAGATAGAATCGAACTTTATACAGAAGCTTACGCAACCAATTATCCTAAAAATAAAGAACAGGCCATAAAATCGTATTACGAGACGGCTGTTGAGGCAACAAAATACAACTTGGGAATTAATGCAGGACACGATTTGTCTTTAGAAAATTTAAAATACTTTGCAGACAACATCCCTAATCTTCTGGAAGTTTCCATCGGTCACGCTTTGATTTCCGAAGCGCTTTATCTTGGTTTGGAAAATACGGTTCAGGCTTATCTGAAGCGATTGGCTAAGTGGTAA
- a CDS encoding mechanosensitive ion channel family protein, whose translation MKKEINDYKDFLQRISDEIHFFCKDYFPDDFVLIGQITMKFALLLFLIFFLIFILKAIINIVFKFFFDKEKYPVMKSIYKAKVTNSVANILGIGLGHYALFSIFYRHPKSFVFLERLIGFLVVLAVANMAFRFIKVLQNYYLIQQDYYKIIAINSISQTVRIFGMFIFSVIAVCVFFGISSTTVLGSLGAITAVIVLVFRDTILGFVTGIHVATSKNLKVGDWVAIPKYSIEGNIEGIDLLTTKIRNFDKTLSTIPTYDLLTTEIKNMQVMTETNTRRIKKSIVFNIKSFKFLDDQLFNDLLKINLIHDYLVERKNEIDKEKATLPNADEIINGSQLTNIGTFRIYALNYLKNNPNIDQTGTVMVRQMEITPQGMPLEIYCFTNDSNWENFEQIQADIFDHLLVASKEFDLEIMQVNKI comes from the coding sequence ATGAAAAAAGAAATCAACGATTATAAAGACTTTCTTCAGAGGATTAGTGACGAGATCCATTTTTTTTGCAAGGATTATTTTCCGGATGATTTTGTTCTCATAGGACAAATAACGATGAAATTTGCGCTGCTTCTTTTCCTTATATTTTTCTTGATTTTTATCCTAAAAGCCATTATTAATATCGTTTTCAAATTTTTCTTTGATAAAGAGAAATACCCTGTGATGAAATCTATATACAAGGCTAAAGTTACCAATTCTGTGGCCAATATTCTGGGGATTGGGCTGGGACATTATGCGCTGTTTTCGATTTTCTATAGGCATCCAAAAAGTTTTGTTTTTCTTGAAAGACTTATAGGTTTTCTGGTGGTGTTGGCTGTTGCTAATATGGCTTTTCGGTTCATAAAAGTATTGCAGAATTATTACCTTATTCAGCAGGATTATTATAAAATAATTGCCATCAATTCTATTTCCCAGACTGTTAGGATATTTGGGATGTTCATCTTCAGTGTTATCGCCGTATGTGTATTTTTCGGCATCAGCAGTACAACTGTTTTGGGAAGTCTAGGAGCAATTACGGCTGTTATTGTTTTGGTTTTCCGGGATACTATTTTAGGATTTGTTACGGGAATTCATGTGGCGACTTCTAAAAATCTGAAAGTGGGAGATTGGGTTGCCATTCCCAAATATTCCATTGAAGGAAACATTGAAGGTATTGATCTGCTGACCACCAAAATAAGAAACTTTGATAAAACCTTATCCACAATACCAACTTATGATTTGCTGACCACGGAAATCAAAAATATGCAGGTGATGACGGAGACCAATACGAGAAGAATTAAAAAATCAATTGTTTTCAATATTAAATCATTTAAATTTCTGGATGATCAATTATTTAATGATTTATTGAAAATCAACTTGATACACGATTATCTTGTGGAAAGGAAAAACGAGATCGATAAAGAAAAAGCAACGCTCCCCAATGCAGACGAAATTATCAACGGATCGCAGCTGACCAATATTGGAACTTTCAGAATTTATGCTTTGAATTATCTTAAAAACAATCCCAATATAGACCAAACCGGAACTGTAATGGTTCGCCAAATGGAAATCACGCCACAAGGAATGCCTTTGGAAATCTATTGTTTTACCAATGATTCTAACTGGGAGAATTTTGAACAAATCCAAGCCGATATTTTTGACCATCTTTTGGTGGCTTCCAAAGAGTTTGATTTGGAAATAATGCAAGTCAATAAAATTTAA
- a CDS encoding DUF456 domain-containing protein, whose protein sequence is MDPVFIDIIALVLLLVGFLGTFLPILPGLLLSICGLLIFKFGTENTMPMMYVWIFVLLTIISTVLNYVIPAKTNKKYGGTRYGSIGSFIGTLLGLFLIPIPLGFLIGMLLGVFLGELIHDFSDTKKAFNSMKGALIGFVYGAGFNMMVGLAMFLVVGYYIFF, encoded by the coding sequence ATGGATCCTGTTTTTATCGACATTATCGCTCTTGTTCTGCTTTTGGTAGGATTTCTTGGAACATTTTTACCGATATTGCCCGGCCTGCTACTCAGTATTTGCGGTCTTCTGATTTTCAAGTTTGGAACAGAAAATACTATGCCGATGATGTATGTTTGGATTTTCGTTTTGCTTACGATTATATCTACCGTTCTGAATTATGTTATCCCTGCCAAAACCAACAAAAAATATGGCGGAACTCGCTACGGAAGTATTGGTTCTTTTATTGGAACGCTTCTCGGTTTGTTTTTGATCCCTATTCCATTAGGTTTTTTGATAGGAATGTTATTAGGGGTTTTCCTTGGAGAATTAATACACGATTTCAGCGACACTAAAAAAGCTTTTAATTCTATGAAAGGTGCATTGATAGGCTTTGTTTATGGAGCGGGATTCAATATGATGGTTGGACTGGCAATGTTTTTGGTAGTTGGATATTATATATTTTTTTAA
- a CDS encoding uracil-DNA glycosylase: MTWKEVLQPIKESDYFKNLWEKVKLQYNSTQCFPPKDEIFRALELTEFDDVEVVIIGQDPYHNDGQANGLCFSVSENVTAPPSLKNIFIELKEDVGVERKNKDLQDWAKQGVLLLNATLTVQAHQPNSHKNLGWEVFTDFIIKEISDKKENVVFVLWGAFAQKKASLIDSNKHHILQSAHPSPFSVYRGFFGSKPFSKINNYLLEKGKKPIVWG, from the coding sequence ATGACTTGGAAAGAAGTTCTGCAACCCATTAAAGAGAGTGATTATTTTAAAAATCTCTGGGAAAAAGTGAAGCTACAATATAATTCAACCCAATGTTTTCCGCCCAAAGATGAAATTTTCCGCGCTCTGGAACTAACTGAATTTGATGATGTTGAAGTTGTGATTATTGGTCAGGATCCATATCATAATGATGGCCAAGCAAACGGGCTATGTTTTTCGGTTTCAGAAAATGTTACGGCGCCCCCTTCGCTAAAAAATATTTTTATTGAACTGAAAGAAGATGTTGGTGTAGAAAGAAAAAATAAAGATTTACAAGATTGGGCAAAACAAGGGGTTCTACTTCTGAACGCTACACTAACGGTACAGGCGCATCAGCCGAATTCTCATAAAAATTTGGGTTGGGAAGTTTTCACAGATTTTATCATCAAAGAGATTTCAGATAAAAAGGAAAATGTTGTCTTCGTACTTTGGGGTGCATTTGCTCAAAAAAAGGCTTCACTTATCGATTCAAATAAGCATCACATCCTCCAGTCGGCACATCCGTCACCATTTTCTGTCTACAGAGGTTTTTTCGGAAGCAAACCTTTTTCAAAAATCAACAATTATCTCTTGGAGAAAGGAAAAAAACCTATTGTTTGGGGATAA
- a CDS encoding lactonase family protein, with protein MKIWNSFIFSILFMASLSAQNTIIVGTYTNSEKCSSGGIYVFDFDENTFKYNLKYHTDNIINPSFVSLSPDKNYLFSVNENGDKSTVTSFSIDEKTGMLIKKDEKKTKGEDPCFLISDDNNVIVANYSGGSINVFKRLENGKLSDIIQNIKFEGAGFNPKRQEKSHIHQVQFTPDHQFVLATDLGLDKIYVFRYNQNGDQPLEKVSEFDTKKGSGPRHIAFEKTGKLFYLVQELSGDLSVLSFSDGKIKLVQEETLLSRKVRFNFRAADIHLSNNEEFLYVTNRDDADDVTTFKIMKDGKVRKIQQVKTTGKNPRNFTISPNNRLVLIANQDTNRINIFTRDTESGELRATKKSIPVCSPVNVIFYEKGK; from the coding sequence ATGAAAATCTGGAACAGTTTTATTTTTTCAATATTGTTTATGGCTAGTTTATCGGCGCAGAATACCATTATCGTAGGCACTTACACCAACAGTGAGAAGTGTAGCAGCGGCGGAATATACGTTTTCGATTTTGATGAAAATACATTTAAGTATAATCTTAAATACCATACTGACAATATCATTAACCCAAGTTTTGTAAGTCTGAGTCCAGATAAAAACTATTTGTTTTCGGTGAACGAAAATGGTGATAAAAGCACAGTGACATCTTTTTCGATAGATGAAAAAACAGGTATGCTCATCAAAAAAGACGAAAAAAAGACCAAAGGTGAAGATCCTTGTTTCCTGATTTCAGATGATAATAATGTGATCGTAGCCAATTACTCTGGCGGAAGCATTAATGTTTTCAAAAGATTAGAAAACGGAAAACTGTCTGATATTATTCAAAATATCAAATTTGAAGGAGCTGGATTTAATCCTAAAAGACAAGAAAAGTCACACATTCATCAGGTTCAGTTCACGCCGGATCATCAGTTTGTCCTTGCAACAGATTTAGGGCTGGACAAAATTTACGTCTTCAGATATAATCAAAACGGAGATCAGCCACTGGAAAAAGTCAGTGAGTTTGATACAAAAAAAGGTTCAGGCCCGCGCCATATCGCTTTTGAAAAAACTGGGAAGCTGTTTTATCTCGTGCAGGAGCTGAGCGGTGATCTTTCTGTTTTAAGTTTCAGCGATGGAAAAATTAAGCTTGTTCAGGAGGAAACATTACTTTCTAGAAAAGTGAGATTTAATTTCCGCGCAGCTGATATTCATTTATCAAACAATGAAGAATTTCTTTATGTCACCAATCGTGATGATGCGGATGATGTCACAACTTTCAAAATAATGAAAGATGGAAAAGTTAGAAAAATACAGCAGGTTAAAACTACAGGGAAAAATCCAAGAAACTTCACAATCAGCCCAAATAATAGACTGGTTTTAATTGCCAATCAGGATACCAACAGAATCAATATCTTTACGAGAGATACAGAATCTGGTGAGCTGAGGGCTACAAAAAAATCAATCCCGGTCTGTTCACCTGTGAATGTGATATTTTATGAAAAAGGAAAATAA